One genomic window of Lentimicrobiaceae bacterium includes the following:
- the pth gene encoding aminoacyl-tRNA hydrolase yields the protein MNKFLIVGLGNVGDEYVDTRHNIGFLIADALAAELDVKFSVGRHAYVADAKLKNKLLKIIKPTTYMNLSGKAVKYWMQNENIPIENILVITDDVDLDVGVIRLRTKGSGGSHNGLNHIIETLETTEWSRLRFGIGKNYARGFQVQYVLSRWEKSEIPVILKQTQLAVQVIKSFVLSGAKITMNQYNNKTLIEDDI from the coding sequence ATGAATAAATTTTTGATAGTGGGATTAGGTAATGTTGGCGACGAATATGTCGATACACGACATAATATAGGTTTTCTTATAGCCGATGCGCTTGCCGCCGAGCTTGACGTAAAATTTTCCGTAGGCAGGCATGCTTACGTCGCCGATGCCAAGTTAAAAAACAAGCTACTCAAAATAATCAAGCCAACTACCTACATGAATTTAAGTGGCAAGGCTGTCAAATATTGGATGCAAAACGAAAATATTCCTATTGAAAACATACTCGTTATTACCGATGACGTCGACCTAGATGTTGGTGTTATCAGGCTCAGAACCAAGGGTAGCGGGGGTAGCCACAACGGACTCAATCATATTATAGAAACGCTTGAAACTACCGAATGGAGCCGACTAAGATTTGGTATAGGCAAAAATTACGCACGCGGATTTCAAGTCCAGTATGTGCTTAGCCGTTGGGAAAAATCGGAAATCCCCGTTATTTTAAAGCAAACACAGTTAGCCGTGCAGGTAATTAAAAGTTTTGTACTTTCCGGAGCCAAAATAACAATGAATCAATACAACAACAAGACATTAATTGAAGACGACATATAG
- a CDS encoding nitrilase family protein, which translates to MNIPNLNIAVLQTDIAWKDIKTNLNRYGKIIASIDKPTDLIVLPEMFNTGFCTKPHDIAETKDGYTFEWMADIAGKTLAVVTGSIILQQNSNYYNTLVWMKPNGLYSLYLKKHLFSVSNEDKYMTSGKEKLIEDILGWKICPLICYDLRFPVWSKNTYKDNIYEYDVLIYVASWPHTRAHAFRKLLQARAIENLAYAIGVNRVGTDGNQLYYSGNSAVIDFKGNYMHEITSEKEDIIISYLDYKQLDSFRKNFNVGADWDNFTINNKK; encoded by the coding sequence ATGAATATCCCAAACCTGAACATAGCAGTTTTGCAAACCGACATAGCTTGGAAAGATATTAAAACCAATCTCAACAGATACGGTAAAATAATAGCTAGCATCGATAAGCCTACTGATTTAATTGTCTTACCCGAAATGTTTAATACCGGATTTTGCACAAAACCGCATGATATTGCCGAAACCAAAGACGGTTATACTTTTGAATGGATGGCAGATATAGCTGGAAAAACCCTTGCAGTTGTTACCGGTAGTATAATACTTCAACAAAACAGCAACTATTACAATACTCTTGTTTGGATGAAACCCAACGGACTGTATTCTTTATATCTAAAAAAACATTTGTTTTCCGTTTCCAACGAAGACAAATACATGACTTCGGGCAAAGAAAAACTTATTGAAGATATTTTGGGATGGAAAATTTGTCCGCTTATATGCTACGACCTTAGATTTCCGGTATGGTCAAAGAATACGTACAAAGACAATATATACGAGTACGATGTTTTAATTTACGTTGCAAGTTGGCCCCATACACGTGCCCACGCGTTCCGTAAGCTGCTACAGGCTCGTGCTATCGAAAATCTTGCCTACGCCATTGGAGTCAACCGAGTTGGAACCGACGGCAACCAATTGTATTACTCGGGCAATTCGGCTGTTATCGATTTTAAAGGTAATTATATGCACGAAATTACATCAGAAAAAGAAGATATAATCATCTCTTACTTAGATTACAAACAGCTTGACAGCTTTAGAAAAAATTTTAACGTCGGAGCCGATTGGGACAATTTTACTATAAATAATAAAAAATAG
- a CDS encoding MBL fold metallo-hydrolase codes for MNIEFIGAAREVTGSKHLIRTKKGKKILLDCGMFQGKGLDTDAMNRNLGFDPEKLDHILLTHAHIDHSGLIPYLYNLGFRGSVICTDATRDLCSIMLTDSGYIQEADVRIFNKRRLAKGITPIKPIYTREDAKRCMELFISVPENRKFTIDENLKVMFTNTGHMLGSCVVTLYVTEDGKTTRIAYTGDIGRPSSRILKSPIPFPQCDYLITESTYGDRLHPSQDDADQELLDIMLDTCINKKGKLIIPSFAIGRTQEIVYSLNTFFNEGKLPKVNIYVDSPLAVNATDIFRMHTHSLNDDVAEVMLYDDDPFGFNSLFYIKNVEDSKKLNISNKPCVIISASGMMEAGRIKHHVANNIENPKNTILIVGYCAPTTLGARIQSGIKEVSIFGQMHTIKADIKRIESFSGHGDYEEMADFISCQDKNQLKKVFLVHGDYDAQLHYKKYLQSQGFKNIVIPEPFQKFELN; via the coding sequence ATGAATATCGAATTTATAGGTGCAGCAAGAGAAGTTACCGGAAGCAAGCATCTGATAAGAACTAAAAAAGGGAAAAAAATACTGTTGGACTGCGGTATGTTTCAGGGTAAAGGACTTGATACCGACGCCATGAACCGCAATTTAGGTTTCGATCCGGAAAAATTAGACCATATTCTGCTTACACACGCTCACATCGATCATTCGGGTTTAATACCCTATCTTTACAACTTAGGTTTCAGGGGCTCGGTTATTTGTACTGATGCTACCCGCGACTTGTGTTCAATTATGCTTACCGATAGCGGTTATATTCAGGAAGCCGATGTCAGAATTTTCAATAAACGCCGTTTGGCTAAAGGAATTACACCAATTAAGCCTATTTATACAAGAGAAGACGCAAAAAGATGTATGGAATTGTTTATCAGCGTGCCTGAGAACAGAAAATTTACCATCGATGAGAACTTAAAGGTAATGTTTACCAACACCGGACACATGTTGGGTAGCTGTGTAGTAACGCTTTACGTTACCGAAGACGGCAAAACCACACGTATAGCTTATACCGGCGATATCGGTCGCCCGAGTTCACGTATTTTAAAATCGCCTATACCTTTCCCGCAATGCGACTATCTGATAACCGAAAGCACTTATGGCGACAGACTACATCCAAGTCAGGACGACGCAGACCAAGAATTGTTAGACATTATGTTAGACACTTGTATAAACAAAAAAGGGAAGCTGATAATACCTTCTTTTGCCATAGGCAGAACCCAAGAAATTGTTTATTCGCTCAACACGTTTTTTAATGAAGGCAAATTGCCTAAAGTAAATATCTATGTCGATAGTCCCTTGGCTGTCAATGCTACCGATATTTTCCGAATGCACACACATTCGTTAAACGACGATGTTGCAGAAGTTATGCTATACGACGACGACCCATTCGGATTTAACTCGCTTTTTTATATAAAAAACGTCGAAGATTCAAAAAAACTCAATATCAGCAACAAGCCCTGCGTTATTATTTCGGCATCGGGCATGATGGAAGCAGGTAGAATTAAGCATCACGTTGCTAACAATATTGAAAATCCTAAAAACACAATTTTAATTGTCGGATACTGCGCCCCAACCACTCTTGGAGCCAGAATTCAAAGCGGAATAAAAGAAGTATCTATTTTCGGTCAGATGCACACTATTAAAGCCGACATCAAACGCATAGAATCTTTCTCCGGACACGGCGATTACGAAGAAATGGCTGATTTTATTTCTTGCCAAGATAAAAATCAATTAAAAAAAGTGTTTTTAGTTCATGGCGACTACGATGCTCAATTGCATTACAAAAAATACTTGCAAAGTCAAGGCTTTAAAAACATTGTTATACCCGAACCTTTTCAAAAATTTGAACTAAACTAA